The nucleotide sequence CGCTCGGCGTTGATCTTGACGCCGGAGCAGGAGGTGCAGCGTGTGAGTGTCGGCGGACACATGGGGAGCAATTTCGGCCGCATCATTCGCATCGGTGATACTCAGCTGGACCTGGTGGAAATCGTGCCCAACGGTCAGGGCGGTTGGATCGAACGAACCCGCGCCATGGCATTGACTCAACCGGCAGATGCCAGCGGTTAGCGCGTGCTGGCGGCGCTGTCTGCAGAATCGTCACGGAAGATGAGCGGTCGATGACCGACACCATAATGCTTCGACAAGAATAAGGCGCGATCAGCTTCAATGGCTGGGCGGAGCCGCAGCGAGACAGGGGACAAGGGAACATGACGCGATTGCAACGAATGAGTCTGCTGGGGTTGGCGGCTTTCGGCAGCCTGATGGCGAGTGTGGCGCAGGCGGCCTCCACGCTGCAGGATCTGGAATTCACTTCGCTGGGTGGCGATCGGATGGAGCTCAAGCTCGATTTCGCCGGCGGGGTGCCTGAGGTCAAGGGATACCGGATCGAGACACCGCCGCGTATCACCATCGATCTCATGGATACCAGCAGTCAGCTGGACAAGCGCCGCTTCGAGCTCGGCCTCAATGGGGTCGAGGAGCTGGTGGCGCTGGAGGCCGGCTCGCGTACGCGCCTGGTCATGAAGCTCAGCCAGACCCGTCCCTATGTGACGCGTACCGAAGGCAATAGCCTCTATGTCATCGTCGGTGAGCAGGGCGGTCCGGTGGCCGCCGCCGCGTCAGGCCAGTCCGCGCAGCCGCAGCAGCAGGGTGGCGGACTGGAAGTCGCGGCGGAGCCTTCCGTCAGTGGTATCGATTTCCGTCGGGGCAGTGAGGGGGAAGGGCGTGTCGTGGTCAACTTCAATCGCGCCAATGTCGAGTCTCGTGTGACCGAGCGTGGCCGCAAGATCTATATCGATCTCAAGGGTGTCGCCCTGCCGCCAGAGCTGAATCAGGTGCTGGATGTCGGTGATTTCGCGACTCCGGTCTCGAGGATCGACCCGCAGCGTACTCGTGATGGTGTGCGCCTGGTGGTGGATGCCAATGGCTACTACACCCAGTTGGCCACCCAGGCCGGCAACGAGCTGGTGCTTGAGGTCAAGCCGCTGACACGGGAAGAGCAGGCGGAGCGGATCAAGGACAAGTTCCCGTACACCGGCAAGAAGATCTCGCTGAACTTCCAGAATATCGAAGTGCGCTCGGTGCTGCAGATCATCGCGGACTTCACTGGGCTCAATCTGGTGGCCAGTGACAACGTCACCGGCAACGTGACCCTGAACCTCAAGGAAGTGCCCTGGGATCAGGCGCTGGACCTGGTGCTCAAGTCGAATGGCCTGGCCAGTCGCCGCATGGGCAACGTGCTGATGGTCGCGCCGGCGGAAGAGCTGGCGGCACTTGAGCGCAAGGAGCTGGAAGCCAATCAGCAGGTCAAGGAGCTGGCGCCCCTGACGACGGAGTACATTCAGGTGCGATATGCCAAGGCGGCGGACCTGGCGGCATTGCTGCGCGGTGAAGGCGGTATCGGCCTGCTCTCCGAGCGCGGTCGTGTCATGGTGGATGAGCGTACCAACACCATGTTGATCCAGGACACGCGCGACACTCTGGAGTCCATTCGCGGTACCCTCGAGTATCTCGACATTCCGGTGCGTCAGGTCCAGATCGAGGCGCGCATCGTGATCGCGCGCAGCAGCGTGTCGAGTGAAATCGGTGTCAACTGGGGGCTTTCCAACAGCAGCAACGGCAAGTTCGGCCTGGAAGGTGCGTCGACCGGCACGACCAGTGACGGTGGCCTGAGCGTCAATCTGGGTGACGACAGTGATCCGGGCAGCACCTTCAGCTTCGGTTACCTGTCCGGCGACATCCTGCTGGATCTGGAGCTTTCGGCGCTGGAAAGCGAAGGCAAGAGCCAGACCATCTCCCAGCCCAAGATCATCACCGCCAACCAGAAGAAGGCCGTCATCAAGCAGGGTCAGGAAATTCCCTACGAGGAGGCGACCTCCAGCGGCGCGACCAACATCGAGTTCAAGGAGGCGGTGCTGGCGCTGGAGGTCACGCCGCAGATCACCCCGGACAACCGCATCATCATGGATCTGTTGATCAACAATGACGACGTGTCCGATGACAGCTTCAATGGCGAGCCGGCCATCGATACCAATGAAATCGAGACTCAGGTGCTGGTCAATGATGGCGAGACGGTGGTGCTGGGCGGTATTCTGACCTCCGAACAGATACGCAGCGTCTTCAAGACACCTTTCCTGGGGGATCTGCCGGTGATCGGGAATCTCTTCCGCTATACCGAAGAGTCCAACGAGAAGGTAGAATTGCTGGTATTCATTACCCCGAAGATCATCGAGGACGGCCTGGCGGTGCGCTGATGCATGTGATTCCCAACGTATTCCTTGTCGGCCCCATGGGGGCCGGCAAGAGCACTATCGGCCGCCTGCTGGCGGCCGACTTGCATCGTGAATTTTGCGATAGCGACCACGTGATCGAAGATCGCTGCGGTGCCAGCATCCCCTGGATCTTCGATGTCGAGGGCGAGGCGGGCTTTCGCGGGCGCGAGCAGGCCGTGATTGACGAGCTGACCTCGCTGTCCGATGTCGTGATGGCCACCGGTGGCGGTGCCATCATGGCCGAAGCCAACCGGCGCGTGCTGCGAGAGCGCGGCACGGTGGTCTATCTCTATGCTCCGGTCGAGCAGCAGCTCAAGCGTGCCGGACGTGACCGCAATCGTCCTCTGCTCCAGCAGGATGACCCGGGGCGGGTGCTCAAGCGTCTCTTCGAGCTGCGAGACCCTCTCTATCGCGACACCGCGGATATCATCGTGCGTACCGATCGACGCAGCCCGCGTGCGGTCACCAACGAGATCCGGCGCCGGCTCAAGGCATTGTCAGACCCGCTCCACGTGCATGGCTAGACTCCCCTGGGGAGTCTGGCTCTCGCTTACATTCAGGCGCCGTCATTCGTTTCGCCGCAAGGAGAATCATCATGTCCCTGGCTCCCGCTCATCGTCTCGATGTCGCACTTGGCGAGCGTAGTTACCCCATTCACATCGGCCCGGGCCTGACGGCGCGAGGAGACCTCATTCGTGAGCATCTCGCCGGTCGTCAGGTGATGATCGTCACCAACACCGTGGTGGCGCCACTGTATCTGGAGGCGCTCAAGGCATCACTTGGCGATGGTCTGGATATTCGAGAGGTGATTCTCGAGGATGGCGAACAGACCAAGCACATGGCCAGTATCGGTCTGATCTGGGATGCCCTGCTCGAGGCCGGCTTCAATCGTCGTTGCACCTTGATCGCCCTCGGTGGGGGAGTCATCGGCGACATGACCGGTTTTGCCGCCGCCTGTTATCAGCGGGGGGCGGCCTTCATCCAGGTGCCGACCACGCTGCTGTCGCAGGTGGATTCCTCGGTGGGTGGCAAGACCGGCGTCAATCATCCGCGCGGCAAGAACATGCTGGGTGCCTTCTGGCAGCCGAGACTGGTGTTGATCGATACCTCAAGCCTCAGGACATTGCCGCAGCGTGAGCTGTCGGCGGGCATGGCCGAGGTCATCAAGTATGGCCTGCTGTGGGATGAAAGCTTCCTGAGCTGGCTGGAAGACAACATGCAGGCCTTGATGGCGCTGGATGAAACCTTGCTCGGAGAGGCCATCCGCCGCAGTTGTGCGATCAAGGCGGATGTCGTGGCGCAGGACGAGACCGAGCAGGGCGTGCGCGCACTGCTCAACCTCGGCCACACCTTCGGGCATGCCATCGAGACGGACCAGGGCTATGGCGTCTGGCTGCACGGTGAAGCCGTCGGCACCGGCATGCTGATGGCCGCTGAACTTTCGGCGCGCATGGGGTGGCTGTCGAGTGCCGATGTCGAGCGTATCGCCAAGGTGATCGGCAAGGCCGGTCTGCCGCTGCAAGCGCCGGAGGACATGGGGGTCGAGGACTTCCTGCGTCACATGCAGCTGGACAAGAAGAATGTCGATGGCCGTCTGCGTCTGATCCTGCTCGAGCGTATCGGGCGTGCGGTGATTACCGAAGAGGCGCCTGCCGGCCTGCTGGCGGACATGCTGGAGCACTGGCCGCGCAGCAGCCACTGATCCCTCGACCAGCCGTTGGCTGGTGCACGGAATCTGCCGCAGAAGAAAAGCCGTCACCTCAGGGTGGCGGCTTTTCTTTTTGTCGAGCGTCAGTGGGCACTTCAGGTGGACGTGCCCAGGGCGCATATCCGATGTACGGGTCGGGTGTGCCGGTGAGTGTGCAGGACAAGTGCATTAGCGGGGCGTGATTCCTGAATTGGTATGCCGTATGCGTAATCGGTATGGGGAGAATTGAATAAAAACGCTGTTTTTTATTCATCCAAGACTAAAGTTGCAAGGCGAAACCCGCGAGGCATGTCTACCCGCTAAGCGCTTGAGCCTACAGGGTTTTTTGGAATGAGGTGTCTCTAACCTTCGGTTTTGTCAGGTTTTTTTGCCCGATGGGCGACCTGTGGAGAATTGCGCGGTGGGGAAGCGCGGGGATATGCTCGAGGGAAATCTGGCGTCGTGTTGCGACACTGATGGCGCCACTATCGGCAGGCATAAAAATAAAGATAACCGATAACTATAACCTCGAAAATGCTTGTTGAAAAGCATCTGGACACATGATTTCTCCGTGAGGCACGCCCATGAATAAAGGTCTCCACCAACCGGGAGAGTTCCGCGACAACTGCGGCTTCGGCTTGATCGCCCATATGGAAGGGCAGGCAAGCCATGAGCTGCTGCAGACTGCCATTGAATCCCTGACGTGCATGACTCACCGCGGTGGTATCGCTGCCGACGGCAAGACCGGTGATGGCTGCGGCCTGCTGCTCAAGATGCCGGATGGCTTCATGCGCCAGATCGCCCGAGAGACGCTCGGGCTCGAGCTGGGCGAGCGCTATGCCGTCGGTACGCTCTTCCTGCCGAATGATGACGCGCGTGAACAGGCCGCGCGTGATGCTTTCGAGTCCGCTCTGACGGCACGCAACCTCGAGGTGCTCGGCTGGCGTGACATGCCGGTGGATGACAGCGTGTGCGGCCCGATGGCCCGCGACTGCCTGCCGCGCATTCGTCAGGTCTTCGTTGCAGCTTCCAGTGAACGTACCGATATCGCCTTCAATGTCGACCTGTTCATGGCGCGCAGATACGCCGAGCAGGCGCTGAAGGGCGAAGAGGACTTCTACGTCTGCTCGCTGTCCGGCAAGGTCATCTCCTTCAAGGGTCTGGTGATGCCGGAAGACCTTCCGCGCTTCTACAAGGACCTGGGCGACCCGCGCCTCGAGACCGCGATCTGTGTCTTCCACCAGCGCTTCTCGACCAACACCGCGCCGCGCTGGCCGCTGGCCCAGCCGTTCCGCTTCCTCGCCCACAACGGCGAGATCAACACCATCGAGGCCAACCGTGGCTGGGCAAACGCGCGCAAGGAGAACTTCGTCTCCGAGCAGCTGCCCGAGATCGCCGAGCTGGACGAGATCGTCAACACGGTCGGCTCCGATTCCTCCAGCATGGACAACATGCTGGAAGTGCTGCTGACCGGTGGCATGGATATCTATCGCGCCATCCGCATGATGGTGCCGCCGGCCTGGCAGAACGTCGAGCAGATGGATTCCGACCTGCGGGCCTTCTACGAATACAATTCCATGCACATGGAAGCCTGGGATGGTCCGGCGGGCATCGTGCTCACCGACGGTCGCCACGCCGTGTGCATGCTGGACCGCAACGGTCTGCGTCCGGCGCGTTGGGTCATCACCCGCAATGGCTTCATCACGCTGGCCTCCGAGATCGGTACCTACGATTACAAGCCGGAAGATGTCGTCGCCAAGGGGCGTGTCGGGCCGGGGCAGGTGCTGGGTGTCGATACCGAGACCGGTGAAGTGCTGCACACCGATCAGGTCAGCGAGCGCCTCAAGGGGGCCCATCCCTACAAGCGCTGGTTGCGTGAAAATGCCAATTACCTCGAGTCCGCGCTGACCGAGCTGGCGCGTTTCCAGCCGATGGAAGCGGACACGCTGGACGTCTATCAGAAGATGTTCCAGGTCAGCTTTGAAGAGCGTGATCAGCTGCTGCGCCCGCTGGCCGAGAGCGGTCAGGAGGCGGTCGGCTCCATGGGGGATGACACCCCGATGGCCGTGCTGTCGCGCCAGAACCGCGTACTGACCGACTATTTCCGCCAGAAGTTCGCCCAGGTCACCAATCCGCCGATCGATCCGCTGCGCGAAGCGATCGTGATGTCGCTGGAGACCTGCTGTGGCGCCGAGCTCAACATCTTCGACGCGACGCCGGAACACGCGCATCGTCTGATCCTGACCACGCCGGTGCTGTCACCGCGCAAGTTCAATGCGCTGGTCAATCATGAGGACCCGGCGTTCACCTCCCAGACGCTCAAGCTGCACTATGACCCGAGTCAGGACTCTCTGAAGCAGGCGCTTCAGGGCATCTGTCAGCAGGCCGAGGAAGCGGCGCGCAATGGCAAGGTTATCCTGGTACTCAGCGACTGTGGCTTGAAGAAGGGACAGCTGCCGATCCATGCCGCACTGGCGACTGGCGCCATTCACCATCACCTCGGAGCACTGGCACTGCGTCCGCGCGTCAATCTGGTCATCGAGACCGGCTATGCGCGTGATGCACACCAGATGGCAGTGCTGTTCGGGGTTGGTGCCACGGCGGTCTACCCCTACCTTGCCTATCAGGTGATGGCCGACATGCATCGCACCGGCGAGCTGTCCGGCAACCCGGCCGATGCCCGCGAGAACTATCGCAAGGGCATGCAGAAGGGCCTCTACAAGATCCTGTCCAAGATGGGCATCTCGCACATCGGCTCCTACCGTGGCTCGCAGCTGTTCGAGGCCGTAGGGCTCAACAGTGAAGTCATGGACATGTGCTTCACCGGCATGGCCTCGCGCATCGAAGGCGCCGGCTTCGCCGAGCTGCAGTTCCAGCAGGAGCTGCTGGCGCGTGAAGCCTGGCTGCCGCGCAAGCGCATCAAGCAGGGCGGTCTGGTCAAGTACGTGCACGGTGGTGAGTACCACGCCTACAACCCTGACGTGGTGATGAAGCTGCAGCAGGCCGTGCAGCAGGGGGACTACGGCAAGTGGAAGGAATTCGCGCGCCTGGTCAACGAGCGTCCGGTCGCGACCATTCGCGATCTGTTGAGCCTCAAGCCCGTGGCCGAGCCGCTGCCGCTTGAGGAAGTCGAGTCCGTCGAATCACTGCTGCCGCGCTTCGACAGCGCCGGCATGTCTCTCGGCGCGCTGTCTCCCGAGGCACATGAGGCGCTGGCGCAGGCCATGAACGAGGCCGGCGGGCGCTCCAACTCCGGTGAGGGCGGTGAAGACCCGGCACGCTACGGTACCGTGCGCTCCTCCAAGATCAAGCAGATCGCGTCCGGGCGTTTCGGTGTCACGCCGGCGTACCTGGTCAATGCCGAGGTACTGCAGATCAAGGTCGCACAGGGCGCCAAGCCCGGTGAGGGCGGTCAGCTGCCGGGCGGCAAGGTCAACGACCTGATCGCACGTCTGCGCTACGCCGTGCCGGGGGTGACACTGATCTCGCCGCCGCCGCACCATGACATCTATTCCATCGAGGATCTGGCACAGCTGATCTTTGACCTGAAACAGGTCAATCCGTCAGCGCAGGTCTCGGTCAAGCTGGTCTCCGAGCCCGGTATCGGCACCATCGCCACCGGTGTCGCCAAGGCCTATGCCGACCTGATCACCGTCTCCGGCTACGACGGTGGCACCGCGGCCAGCCCGATCACCTCGATCAAGCATGCCGGTTCCCCGTGGGAGCTGGGGCTGCCCGAGGTGCACCAGGCGCTGCGCATCAATCAGTTGCGTCACAAGATTCGTCTGCAGACGGATGGCG is from Cobetia marina and encodes:
- the gltB gene encoding glutamate synthase large subunit; the encoded protein is MNKGLHQPGEFRDNCGFGLIAHMEGQASHELLQTAIESLTCMTHRGGIAADGKTGDGCGLLLKMPDGFMRQIARETLGLELGERYAVGTLFLPNDDAREQAARDAFESALTARNLEVLGWRDMPVDDSVCGPMARDCLPRIRQVFVAASSERTDIAFNVDLFMARRYAEQALKGEEDFYVCSLSGKVISFKGLVMPEDLPRFYKDLGDPRLETAICVFHQRFSTNTAPRWPLAQPFRFLAHNGEINTIEANRGWANARKENFVSEQLPEIAELDEIVNTVGSDSSSMDNMLEVLLTGGMDIYRAIRMMVPPAWQNVEQMDSDLRAFYEYNSMHMEAWDGPAGIVLTDGRHAVCMLDRNGLRPARWVITRNGFITLASEIGTYDYKPEDVVAKGRVGPGQVLGVDTETGEVLHTDQVSERLKGAHPYKRWLRENANYLESALTELARFQPMEADTLDVYQKMFQVSFEERDQLLRPLAESGQEAVGSMGDDTPMAVLSRQNRVLTDYFRQKFAQVTNPPIDPLREAIVMSLETCCGAELNIFDATPEHAHRLILTTPVLSPRKFNALVNHEDPAFTSQTLKLHYDPSQDSLKQALQGICQQAEEAARNGKVILVLSDCGLKKGQLPIHAALATGAIHHHLGALALRPRVNLVIETGYARDAHQMAVLFGVGATAVYPYLAYQVMADMHRTGELSGNPADARENYRKGMQKGLYKILSKMGISHIGSYRGSQLFEAVGLNSEVMDMCFTGMASRIEGAGFAELQFQQELLAREAWLPRKRIKQGGLVKYVHGGEYHAYNPDVVMKLQQAVQQGDYGKWKEFARLVNERPVATIRDLLSLKPVAEPLPLEEVESVESLLPRFDSAGMSLGALSPEAHEALAQAMNEAGGRSNSGEGGEDPARYGTVRSSKIKQIASGRFGVTPAYLVNAEVLQIKVAQGAKPGEGGQLPGGKVNDLIARLRYAVPGVTLISPPPHHDIYSIEDLAQLIFDLKQVNPSAQVSVKLVSEPGIGTIATGVAKAYADLITVSGYDGGTAASPITSIKHAGSPWELGLPEVHQALRINQLRHKIRLQTDGGLKTGLDVVKAAILGAESFGFGTAPMVALGCKYLRICHLNNCATGVATQHQALRDEHFRGTVEMVKHYFRFIAEEVRELMALLGVRQITDLIGRTDLLEVLEGETNAQRRLDLTPLLGNDFVPEDAPQFCQVSRNEPHDPGAKNLEMLAAMESAIDSRSGGEFSFHVTNCDRSIGARVSGEIAKRYGEAGLAGSPLKVSLTGVAGQSFGVWNAHGLEMHLEGDANDYVGKGMNGGKLTIVPPRGSRFESHKTAIIGNTCLYGATGGKLYAAGTAGERFAVRNSGAHAVIEGAGDHCCEYMTGGLVCVLGETGVNFGAGMTGGFAYVLDESRDFVDKYNHELVEIHRINTEAMEAYRRHLREVIEEYVAETGSERGRNILRDFPDFVRHFWLVKPKAASLGGLLDQSRRQPE
- a CDS encoding type IV pilus secretin PilQ is translated as MTRLQRMSLLGLAAFGSLMASVAQAASTLQDLEFTSLGGDRMELKLDFAGGVPEVKGYRIETPPRITIDLMDTSSQLDKRRFELGLNGVEELVALEAGSRTRLVMKLSQTRPYVTRTEGNSLYVIVGEQGGPVAAAASGQSAQPQQQGGGLEVAAEPSVSGIDFRRGSEGEGRVVVNFNRANVESRVTERGRKIYIDLKGVALPPELNQVLDVGDFATPVSRIDPQRTRDGVRLVVDANGYYTQLATQAGNELVLEVKPLTREEQAERIKDKFPYTGKKISLNFQNIEVRSVLQIIADFTGLNLVASDNVTGNVTLNLKEVPWDQALDLVLKSNGLASRRMGNVLMVAPAEELAALERKELEANQQVKELAPLTTEYIQVRYAKAADLAALLRGEGGIGLLSERGRVMVDERTNTMLIQDTRDTLESIRGTLEYLDIPVRQVQIEARIVIARSSVSSEIGVNWGLSNSSNGKFGLEGASTGTTSDGGLSVNLGDDSDPGSTFSFGYLSGDILLDLELSALESEGKSQTISQPKIITANQKKAVIKQGQEIPYEEATSSGATNIEFKEAVLALEVTPQITPDNRIIMDLLINNDDVSDDSFNGEPAIDTNEIETQVLVNDGETVVLGGILTSEQIRSVFKTPFLGDLPVIGNLFRYTEESNEKVELLVFITPKIIEDGLAVR
- the aroB gene encoding 3-dehydroquinate synthase translates to MSLAPAHRLDVALGERSYPIHIGPGLTARGDLIREHLAGRQVMIVTNTVVAPLYLEALKASLGDGLDIREVILEDGEQTKHMASIGLIWDALLEAGFNRRCTLIALGGGVIGDMTGFAAACYQRGAAFIQVPTTLLSQVDSSVGGKTGVNHPRGKNMLGAFWQPRLVLIDTSSLRTLPQRELSAGMAEVIKYGLLWDESFLSWLEDNMQALMALDETLLGEAIRRSCAIKADVVAQDETEQGVRALLNLGHTFGHAIETDQGYGVWLHGEAVGTGMLMAAELSARMGWLSSADVERIAKVIGKAGLPLQAPEDMGVEDFLRHMQLDKKNVDGRLRLILLERIGRAVITEEAPAGLLADMLEHWPRSSH
- the aroK gene encoding shikimate kinase AroK, with the protein product MHVIPNVFLVGPMGAGKSTIGRLLAADLHREFCDSDHVIEDRCGASIPWIFDVEGEAGFRGREQAVIDELTSLSDVVMATGGGAIMAEANRRVLRERGTVVYLYAPVEQQLKRAGRDRNRPLLQQDDPGRVLKRLFELRDPLYRDTADIIVRTDRRSPRAVTNEIRRRLKALSDPLHVHG